The Verrucomicrobiales bacterium nucleotide sequence GGAATGGAATCCTGCCGACGGGCTCTACGGATTTTTTGACCGGCTAAAGCTCTGGCTCGACCGAGCAGCGATCAACGATATGGACCCGGTCGATGGTCCTCTGGAGCCGCCTCACCATGCCACCGATTTCTCGCAGGTGACCTTCGTCATCCGGGCGAACGTTCCGGTTCCAGTTGGGCAAAGCTGGCTCGGGTTTGCCGAGTTGACTGAGTGCCCAAATCGCATGGAGGTCGTCGGCTGGCGGGGCACGTTCGAGGGATTGCCGGATGGGCAACGTATTGCGTTGGCGATCATGCTACCCGACGCCTTGCCGATGGAGTTCCCCACCCATGGAGGAGGGCTGTTTTCGGCGCTGGTCAAGCAAGGCTTTAGCCGTGCCAGCATTCTTTGGCATCTAGGGATGGCCGCCTTGGTGTCGCCTGAGGGCGAACCGGTCTATCTGGTGATCGGATTGCCGATGCGCCGGGCGGTCGATGGGACACCGCGGCTGCACATCGCCGTGTGGTGTGCTGATGCGACCGCGGCTGGGGACCTCCGGACCGTGCTGGACGAAGATGGCGACACTGAGAGGTTGCGGGAATTGCGTCAGAAGATGGCGGATGTATTATTCGAACTCTTCGAGGCTACGAAGATTAGCTGGTGCCGCGTTATGGAGGATAGGAAGGAAATCGTGGTGAGGCGCGACGCAGCGAGCAAGCTCGCATGGTTCCTTGGCAAGCGCGCCCTTGTTCTCGGCTGTGGCGCGCTCGGCTCTTGGGCGGCGGAGTTGATTGCTCGTGCGGGCGCGGCTGTAGTGGACTTGGTGGACAATGGGATCGTCCAGCCGGGGTTACTCGCACGGCAGAATTTTTCCCTTGGTGACATCGGGGCCAGCAAGGCGACGGCGCTTGCTGGCCGCCTCCGAGCCGTCGGAGCGCCGGGCCTGCTCGTGCGGACTTTCCACGAGGACGCGCATGGTTTCGTCACTTGCGATCCTGCGCGGTTCACGGCTTACGATGTCGTGCTCGATTGCACCGCGTCGCACCTCACTCAAATGAAGTGGGAGCGTGATTGGCGCGTACTCGGAGGCCAGACCCCTCCGCTGGTCTCGATGGTCACAGATGCGACGGCACAGTACGGGCTGTGTGCAGTAGTGCCGCGCAACTCAAGCCTCGGGCCGTGGGACGCTTATGTGCGCTTAAAGTACCGATTGACACCCAGTGGTAGCCGAGCGGAATTCTCCGAGGCATTCTACGACCCGGAGGCCAATCGAGCACTGTTTCAACCCGAACCAGGCTGCTCAGATCCAACTTTTTCCGGTTCGACGGCCGACGCCTCCATTATTGCTGCCAGCTCGCTGAATCTCGCTTGCGCGCATGGGCTGAGTACCGGAAATGGGGTGGCCATGGCCTTCGGTTCCCCGGCATCAAAACGGCCTGGCATTGAGGTCGTAACTTTAGATGAGGTGGATGAATTTGTTGTTGGGATCTACCGGGTACGTATCGCCAGAAAGCTGGGCCGCGAAGCCCGCGCCTGGGTGCGTCAGAACAACCGATTGCGCACGCCCGCGCATGAAACCGGCGGTATCCTATGGGGACTGTGGGACGATGCGGTAGGGGTGATTTGGATTTTCGACATCTCTGGGCCTCCCTCGGACAGTCAACACGATCCGGGGCACTTTCGATGCGGTGTGGCAGGTACAACGCTCGAGCACAATCGTCGGCTTGCCATGAGCCACGGCACATCCGGCTTCATCGGGTTTTGGCACACTCATCCCGATATGGTGTCACATCAAAGCGGAACCGATATCCAAGGAATGGCAAAACTGGTATCGGCCATGGGGGATAATCAGAGGCGGGCGTTGATGCTCATTTACGGTCGCAGCGGATCGGTGCCGACCGCTGGCATATATGTATACGAGAGCCGCGCGCTGACGGAAACCCGCGACTACGTGGAGGTAGGCTCCAGCCAAGTCACCTTGAGGGCACCCATCGTATGATCGGCCTTGCCCTATCGGGTGGGGGCTCTCGTGCGATGGCTTTTCACCTCGGCTGTCTCCGTGCTTTAGACGATCTCGAATTGCTTGAGAGGGTCGGAGTGCTTTCAACGATATCTGGTGGGTCCGTGATCGGAGCGTACTACGCCTATTCCCCGGGGGTATCCTTTGAGGAGTTTGAGGCCAAGATTCGCGTTTTTCTCCGGGCGGGATTTCACAGCCAGATAGCGCTGGAACTACTGAAACCTCGGAATTTGGTGATTGGATTGGGTGTGGGTATTTGCGCTCACGCCCAGGACTGGATCGGATACTTCACCAAACGGGAGCCGCGGCTAACACGATTTTGGTCCCGTACTCACGCCTTCGAGAACGTGTTAAGGAAGAACGTCTACCCCAACTTGAGCCTCTCGTCGCCCCGCCGGAATGCACTGGAGGTCGTCATCGGAGCGTGTGAGCTGCGTACGGGGACCGCCTTTCGATTTGGTAACGGAAAGTCAGGGAACTGGCGTCATGGGGAAATGGTTGAAAACGACACTCCACTTTCCCTCGCGGTAGCCGCCTCGGCAGCTTATCCCATATTGTTGCCGGCATTTGACAAGACACTCCTGTTTCGGAAAGGGGGCGTCCAGAATTCGACCCGCGTGCTGCTTACCGATGGTGGCGTGTATGATAACCTTGGAGTTCAAGTGCTGGAACCGGGACGCGACCCGAGGGTCAGCCTGCATACGTTTCCCTGCGACTACATAATTTCTTGCAACGCCGGGCAGGGCCAAGAAGCTGGTCTGGGAGTACCGCTCGGCTTTGGGATGCGACTAAAACGGGGATTTGAGGTGGTGCACCGACGGGTCCAGGACACAGCGATGCATCATCTGCACAGCCTTAAGGAGACGGGCCGACTGCGCGGATTCGCTATGCCCTACCTCGGCCAGCAGGATTCTTCGCTACCGTGGAGGCCTTCGGTGCTTGTGCCGCGGGAGAAAGTCATCGAATATCCGACCGACTTTGCAGCTATGTCGGACGAGTGGATCGATGCACTATCAAGTCGTGGGGAGCAGTTGACCCGGATTCTGGTGTCGGCATACCTCCCCGAGCTGCTAGGTTGACTGCAAGTTTTGATTTAGGATTGATGCGGTTCGAGCTGGCAGACGGGATGAGTTCCACATGGCATCGCATTGCACGCCTTGCCCAGCAAGGAGTGGCTCGTTGTCCAAGTGAGTTGCACGTGCCCGAGGCCACCGGCCTTCAATCGCACAGTTGTTTTCCGTACATCGTTTGGGCTGATCCTTCCGTGAAGATCCGCATCGTCCCAACCCGCGCTGTCGTGATCTTGGCGCGTCACCCTTCGTGGATGGCCAAATGTATTGCGACGTCCGAAGGAGTAGACTGCTCGTGTATGGCCACTGGAAGGCTTAGCAGGTGCCCATCGCCGGCCCATGTCGCCGCCATGGTGGGGCACCATCAAAGAAGCGAAGCTACCCTTGTGGCTAGGAATAAAGTCGTAACGTGCATCACCTGGGAATAGCATCTTCACACCTGTCGCATCGGTCTTTTCGTGTAGAATCAAGGCCAGTCCCGAATTGTTGCGGTTCGCGCCTGTGCATCGTTCGATTTGCAATGGACCCACTGAAACGCTTGTGGGTGCAGCCGGTGCTGCGGGCCAGAGGACAAGCGAGCCGCCGGCGGCCTTGATACGGTGCATAAACGTAGTGTGAACACTGCCGACCTTCTGCTGCGGTGCGAGCCACACGCGGGACTGGGCGCGCGTATCCACGTTCTCCGATTTCCAATGATCCCAATCCCAATGTGAGAGAATGATCGGCGGCGCGTGATTG carries:
- a CDS encoding ThiF family adenylyltransferase translates to MTQGQQRAIRELERLREVSDGCFNFTHDAVEESKPLVVGISIRIGLMETRVGGLQFREREEFVLLVPSGFPFDQPVLMVRHQRFARFPHVVWAKVICLYQTSLEWNPADGLYGFFDRLKLWLDRAAINDMDPVDGPLEPPHHATDFSQVTFVIRANVPVPVGQSWLGFAELTECPNRMEVVGWRGTFEGLPDGQRIALAIMLPDALPMEFPTHGGGLFSALVKQGFSRASILWHLGMAALVSPEGEPVYLVIGLPMRRAVDGTPRLHIAVWCADATAAGDLRTVLDEDGDTERLRELRQKMADVLFELFEATKISWCRVMEDRKEIVVRRDAASKLAWFLGKRALVLGCGALGSWAAELIARAGAAVVDLVDNGIVQPGLLARQNFSLGDIGASKATALAGRLRAVGAPGLLVRTFHEDAHGFVTCDPARFTAYDVVLDCTASHLTQMKWERDWRVLGGQTPPLVSMVTDATAQYGLCAVVPRNSSLGPWDAYVRLKYRLTPSGSRAEFSEAFYDPEANRALFQPEPGCSDPTFSGSTADASIIAASSLNLACAHGLSTGNGVAMAFGSPASKRPGIEVVTLDEVDEFVVGIYRVRIARKLGREARAWVRQNNRLRTPAHETGGILWGLWDDAVGVIWIFDISGPPSDSQHDPGHFRCGVAGTTLEHNRRLAMSHGTSGFIGFWHTHPDMVSHQSGTDIQGMAKLVSAMGDNQRRALMLIYGRSGSVPTAGIYVYESRALTETRDYVEVGSSQVTLRAPIV
- a CDS encoding patatin-like phospholipase family protein, with amino-acid sequence MIGLALSGGGSRAMAFHLGCLRALDDLELLERVGVLSTISGGSVIGAYYAYSPGVSFEEFEAKIRVFLRAGFHSQIALELLKPRNLVIGLGVGICAHAQDWIGYFTKREPRLTRFWSRTHAFENVLRKNVYPNLSLSSPRRNALEVVIGACELRTGTAFRFGNGKSGNWRHGEMVENDTPLSLAVAASAAYPILLPAFDKTLLFRKGGVQNSTRVLLTDGGVYDNLGVQVLEPGRDPRVSLHTFPCDYIISCNAGQGQEAGLGVPLGFGMRLKRGFEVVHRRVQDTAMHHLHSLKETGRLRGFAMPYLGQQDSSLPWRPSVLVPREKVIEYPTDFAAMSDEWIDALSSRGEQLTRILVSAYLPELLG